From the Fibrobacter sp. UWB11 genome, one window contains:
- a CDS encoding nitroreductase family protein, with amino-acid sequence MTLDEAVFARHSVRRYRPDPLTKEQVEELQAHIRRLNETFALHMQLIVNDDVAFSGRLAHYGSFRNVKNYIAVAGQKSTAGCEATLDERAGYAAAELVLLAQTLGLNTCVVGLTFKKTPTIEIDDGEKLELVIAIGYGETQGVQHPMKPVTRIAPDYDKAPDWFKKGIDYVMLAPSALNQFKAKFTIDESGRVFAKHRLAYFSKVDLGIFKYFFELGAGKEIFRRSMQTLRSSDSI; translated from the coding sequence ATGACTTTGGACGAAGCTGTTTTTGCACGACATTCTGTACGTCGGTATCGCCCTGATCCGCTTACAAAGGAGCAAGTGGAGGAACTACAAGCGCATATTAGAAGGTTGAATGAAACTTTTGCGCTCCACATGCAACTTATTGTGAATGATGATGTGGCTTTTAGTGGCCGCTTGGCTCATTATGGGTCTTTTAGGAATGTAAAGAATTATATCGCCGTGGCTGGGCAAAAATCGACGGCTGGTTGCGAGGCTACGCTTGATGAACGTGCGGGCTACGCGGCGGCGGAACTCGTGCTTTTGGCGCAAACTTTGGGCCTGAATACTTGCGTTGTGGGCCTTACATTCAAGAAAACGCCTACCATTGAAATTGACGATGGCGAAAAGCTGGAACTTGTGATTGCGATTGGCTACGGTGAAACGCAAGGGGTACAACACCCGATGAAGCCTGTGACGCGTATTGCGCCGGATTACGATAAGGCTCCGGATTGGTTCAAGAAGGGAATTGACTACGTTATGCTTGCGCCTTCGGCTTTGAACCAGTTTAAGGCTAAGTTTACTATAGATGAAAGCGGGCGTGTTTTTGCAAAGCACCGTCTGGCTTACTTTTCCAAGGTCGATTTGGGAATTTTCAAGTATTTCTTTGAACTTGGGGCCGGGAAGGAAATTTTCCGCCGTTCCATGCAAACTTTGCGCAGTTCTGATTCGATTTAG
- a CDS encoding caspase family protein: MISNKAFGVLSGLSFAFMLILLVFASNANAANATTEGRINRYVVAVSANNGGAGRPMLRYAESDARSFAKVLKEMGGVLPQNVILVKEPSVNALQKELSKLDAKILQDKSVSGRNEVLVYYSGHADEKGLRLGEETYAWKDLRNRIDALSADVKIAVIDACGSGAITRVKGGKAVPAFMVDQSSDMKGYAFITSSTQDESSQESDKLKGSFFTHSLVSGLRGAGDLSSDGRVTLSEAYQFAFNETLQKTETTLGGAQHPSRDMNLAGTGDVVMTDLRATSAGLDLDESVYGRLYIRDNAGELVAELNKKQGHAMSLGLPAGNYTVNLQQNLDYMGATVVLSNGKREKLSIGNFKSVMAEQTVFRGEIGGNRSCPGGDTIACSLDSLDHNGKFRTTFNFVNTDSDPRKGLQLGLFVARTKDYMLGTQVSLFANIAQKEMHGLQATTIVNVAKDHFEGAQLSSVANYAGSFDGAQVSSVVNIAKDKSSGAQIGIVNVAVDSLNGLQVSAGVNYAKTTDLQVTAGVNVAQATKTQVVAGVNYATKSGVQVAAGVNATHVNEHLQVGVVNYATNEKGRQWGIINICAHCEKSPVGIINVVGNGVWSATPYLNEMGALGGSLHLGTAYFYTNIEWAAFFKKSHIFKEFEKFYEHGVGVGTQFGKYGSHWELEYTFFNVYDKFGVDEGDCKFGYHHRGRVGYVYQVVPGFGLSVGGTLNLTSEGYINKLLLKPLGDYHVNVSSGSHKGRWWPGFYAGLTFGRF, from the coding sequence ATGATTTCGAATAAGGCTTTTGGTGTTTTGTCTGGTTTGTCTTTTGCGTTTATGCTCATTTTGTTGGTTTTTGCATCTAATGCGAATGCCGCAAATGCTACGACAGAGGGCCGTATCAATCGCTATGTGGTTGCCGTCAGTGCCAATAACGGCGGGGCTGGCCGTCCAATGTTGCGCTATGCGGAAAGCGATGCCCGTTCCTTTGCCAAAGTGCTCAAGGAAATGGGTGGCGTGTTGCCGCAGAATGTAATCTTGGTGAAGGAACCGTCTGTCAATGCTTTGCAGAAGGAACTTTCTAAGTTGGATGCAAAGATTTTGCAGGACAAGAGCGTGAGTGGCCGCAATGAAGTGCTCGTTTATTACAGCGGCCATGCCGACGAAAAGGGCCTTCGCTTGGGCGAAGAAACCTATGCCTGGAAAGACTTGCGCAACCGCATTGACGCACTCAGTGCCGACGTGAAAATTGCTGTGATTGATGCATGTGGTTCTGGTGCGATTACCCGCGTGAAAGGCGGTAAGGCAGTGCCTGCATTCATGGTCGATCAGAGCAGTGATATGAAGGGCTATGCGTTCATCACGAGCAGCACGCAAGATGAATCTAGTCAGGAAAGCGATAAACTCAAGGGTTCGTTCTTTACGCACTCGCTTGTGAGCGGTCTCCGTGGCGCAGGCGACTTGAGCAGCGATGGCCGCGTGACGCTCTCGGAAGCATACCAGTTTGCATTTAACGAAACGCTCCAGAAAACGGAAACAACGCTGGGTGGCGCACAACACCCAAGCCGCGACATGAACCTTGCCGGTACGGGTGACGTGGTGATGACCGATTTGCGTGCAACAAGTGCAGGTCTGGATTTGGATGAAAGTGTATATGGACGCCTGTACATTCGCGATAATGCTGGTGAACTCGTGGCGGAACTCAACAAAAAACAGGGACACGCCATGAGCCTTGGGCTCCCTGCAGGGAATTACACGGTAAACCTGCAGCAGAATCTGGATTACATGGGAGCTACGGTTGTGCTTTCGAACGGCAAACGCGAAAAGCTTTCCATTGGCAATTTCAAGAGTGTTATGGCCGAACAGACGGTGTTCCGTGGCGAAATTGGCGGCAATAGAAGTTGTCCAGGTGGCGATACGATTGCTTGCTCGCTTGATTCCCTGGATCATAACGGTAAGTTCCGTACGACGTTTAACTTCGTGAATACGGATAGCGATCCGCGTAAGGGCTTGCAGTTGGGCTTGTTCGTCGCTCGTACGAAGGATTACATGTTGGGTACGCAGGTGAGCTTGTTTGCAAATATTGCTCAAAAGGAAATGCACGGCTTGCAGGCGACAACGATTGTGAACGTGGCAAAAGATCATTTTGAAGGCGCTCAGCTTTCTTCTGTGGCAAACTACGCAGGGTCTTTTGATGGTGCGCAGGTGAGCTCGGTTGTGAACATTGCGAAGGACAAGTCCTCGGGTGCGCAGATTGGTATCGTGAACGTGGCCGTTGATTCGCTGAATGGTTTGCAGGTCTCTGCGGGTGTCAACTATGCGAAAACTACGGATTTACAAGTGACGGCTGGCGTGAATGTTGCTCAAGCAACAAAAACGCAGGTGGTTGCTGGCGTTAACTATGCGACCAAATCTGGTGTTCAGGTGGCTGCCGGTGTGAACGCGACTCACGTCAACGAACATTTGCAGGTAGGCGTTGTCAACTATGCCACGAATGAAAAGGGTCGCCAGTGGGGTATTATCAATATCTGTGCGCATTGCGAAAAGTCTCCGGTTGGCATCATCAACGTTGTCGGAAACGGCGTATGGAGCGCAACCCCTTACTTGAACGAAATGGGTGCACTTGGAGGATCCCTTCATTTGGGTACTGCCTACTTCTATACCAACATTGAATGGGCGGCATTCTTCAAAAAAAGCCACATCTTTAAGGAGTTCGAAAAGTTCTATGAACACGGTGTGGGTGTTGGCACCCAGTTCGGAAAGTATGGTAGCCATTGGGAATTGGAATACACCTTCTTCAACGTTTACGATAAATTTGGCGTGGATGAAGGCGATTGTAAGTTTGGATACCACCATCGCGGTCGCGTAGGCTATGTTTATCAGGTTGTTCCGGGCTTTGGCCTCTCAGTGGGCGGTACGCTGAACTTGACGAGTGAAGGCTATATAAACAAGTTGTTGCTCAAGCCGCTGGGCGATTACCATGTCAATGTAAGCAGCGGAAGTCATAAGGGCCGCTGGTGGCCGGGATTCTACGCAGGACTTACCTTCGGACGATTCTAG
- a CDS encoding RNA polymerase sigma factor — MKSLETLKKAGFAKIYEKYAPMVYRRCLQLLRDDAEASDLMQDVFLRIYSAVERLDMESPSSLLWNTATRLCLNRIRDKRRRGLDVDSSSLLLSIACAEDEHDDYETKNVLAKLFSKEPESSRTMAVLHFVDGMTLEETAREVGLSVSGVRKRLRGLQAKVKTLEVQ, encoded by the coding sequence GTGAAAAGCCTAGAAACCTTAAAAAAAGCAGGATTTGCAAAGATTTACGAGAAGTACGCGCCTATGGTCTATAGGCGTTGCCTGCAACTCCTTCGCGATGACGCTGAGGCTAGCGACCTCATGCAAGACGTTTTTTTGCGGATTTATTCTGCGGTAGAACGCCTGGACATGGAATCGCCCAGTAGCCTTTTGTGGAATACGGCAACGAGACTTTGCCTCAACCGCATTCGCGATAAGCGTCGTCGTGGATTGGATGTGGATTCTTCTAGCCTGCTTTTGAGCATCGCTTGTGCCGAAGACGAGCATGACGATTACGAAACGAAAAATGTGCTGGCGAAGCTCTTTTCGAAGGAACCCGAATCTAGCCGAACCATGGCAGTTCTTCATTTTGTCGATGGTATGACTCTCGAAGAGACTGCCCGTGAAGTCGGACTCTCGGTAAGCGGTGTGCGCAAGCGTTTGCGCGGGTTACAGGCCAAAGTTAAAACTCTGGAGGTTCAGTGA
- the pepT gene encoding peptidase T: MKVQDRFLKYVSFTTTSDESSESCPSTKQQLELAKFLADELESIGLSQVKMDENGYVYGLLPATAGRENDTPIGFISHMDTSPDFSGINPKPQIIEDYDGGDVLLKGSGATLKVEDFPTLKWLKGRTLITTDGTTLLGADDKAGIAEIVTAMEELADTDRHAESRGYENLSGHGDIWVCFTPDEEIGRGADHLDLSYFKAKYAYTVDGGYEGDIAYENFNAASATFKIHGKGVHPGEAKGIMKNASLMAAEIAMSLPENETPATTEGREGFYHLTDIQGDVTEATLSYIVRDHDQTRFEERQEFLREIAEKFNEKFGEGVVELEIKHSYSNMLQIIEKTPEVLERARTAIESEGVTAVSDPVRGGTDGAKLSFMGLPCPNLGTGGYGYHGPFEHVTVEGMQTVVKIIKKIAETRG; this comes from the coding sequence ATGAAAGTTCAAGATCGTTTTCTCAAGTACGTTAGCTTTACTACCACCTCAGACGAATCAAGCGAAAGTTGTCCGAGCACCAAACAGCAACTGGAACTTGCCAAATTTCTAGCCGATGAGCTAGAAAGCATCGGCCTTTCGCAAGTAAAAATGGACGAAAACGGCTACGTTTACGGGCTCCTACCAGCCACCGCAGGCCGCGAAAACGATACCCCCATCGGCTTCATCAGCCACATGGACACTTCGCCGGACTTTTCGGGAATTAACCCCAAGCCACAAATCATCGAAGACTACGATGGTGGCGACGTGCTCCTCAAGGGCTCTGGCGCAACGCTAAAAGTCGAAGATTTCCCAACGCTCAAATGGCTAAAAGGCCGTACGCTCATCACGACCGACGGCACAACGCTCCTCGGTGCAGACGATAAGGCAGGCATTGCCGAAATCGTGACTGCCATGGAAGAACTCGCCGACACCGACAGGCACGCCGAAAGCCGCGGCTACGAAAACCTTTCCGGCCATGGAGACATCTGGGTCTGCTTTACGCCTGACGAAGAAATCGGACGCGGAGCCGACCACCTGGACTTGAGCTACTTCAAGGCAAAATACGCCTACACCGTCGATGGCGGTTACGAAGGCGATATCGCCTACGAAAACTTTAACGCCGCAAGCGCTACATTCAAGATTCACGGCAAGGGAGTGCACCCCGGCGAAGCCAAGGGCATCATGAAAAATGCAAGCCTTATGGCCGCTGAAATTGCAATGTCTCTCCCCGAAAACGAGACGCCAGCCACCACCGAAGGCCGCGAAGGGTTCTATCACCTGACCGACATCCAAGGAGACGTGACCGAAGCGACTCTCAGCTACATCGTCCGCGACCACGACCAGACAAGATTCGAGGAACGTCAGGAATTCCTGCGCGAAATTGCCGAAAAGTTCAACGAAAAATTTGGCGAGGGCGTAGTTGAACTCGAAATCAAACATTCCTACAGCAACATGCTGCAAATTATCGAAAAAACGCCCGAAGTCCTTGAGCGCGCCCGCACCGCCATCGAATCCGAGGGCGTCACAGCCGTGAGCGACCCCGTCCGCGGCGGTACCGACGGCGCCAAGCTCAGCTTTATGGGCCTCCCCTGCCCGAACCTCGGCACAGGGGGGTACGGCTACCACGGCCCCTTCGAGCACGTTACCGTCGA